Within the Mumia flava genome, the region CGGACCAGCTCGTACGGGGCCTGGAGCTCCTTCGCGGCGACGTACAGCTCGTCGGGCGCGAGGCTCTGGAGCCGGCGGATCTCCGCCCGGATCGAGCGCATGTGGGTCGTCGCGTTCGAGACGTCACCGGTGCCGGCCTCGCCCTTGGAGCGGATCATCGCCGCCCCCTCGGTCAGGCGGCGCAGCGCCTCGCCCAGGTTGGTCGCGCCGCACACGAAGGGCACGGTGAAACCCCACTTGTCGATGTGGTGGGTGTAGTCGGCGGGCGTCAGCACCTCGGACTCGTCGATGTAGTCCACGCCGAGCGACTGCAGGACCTGCGCCTCGACGAACTGACCGATCCGCGCCTTCGCCATCACCGGGATCGAGACCGACGAGACGATGCCATCGATCAGGTCCGGGTCGCTCATCCGAGCCACACCGCCCTGGGCCCGGATGTCGGCCGGAACCCGCTCCAGCGCCATGACCGCGACCGCACCGGCATCCTCGGCGATCTTGGCCTGCTCGGCCGTGACCACGTCCATGATCACGCCGCCCTTGAGCATCTCGGCCATGCCGCGCTTGACCCGCGCGGTCCCGGTCTGCGAGGCCGGGGTCGTCGCGTGGTCCGCGGGCGGAAGGGTCTGGTCGGTCATTCGGTCACCTCGGTGTGGTCGAAACGGACGCCTTCATCGTACGTCCGCCCCTCCGACGCCCGGCTCGTGCCCGGAGGGCGGACGCTCGTGCGCGACCAGGCCGGGCGGTGGGGCGTCATCGAGGTCGATCCGCCGTGGCCACGGTGCATGCCCGGCGAGGTGGCCCCACCGCACCACCGGCTGGCTGCGCATCCGCACCGTCCGGGCGACGAGGTCCTCGTGGAAGTGGTGCGCGAGCCGCACCCGGTCGGCCGCGTCGCCGAAG harbors:
- the pdxS gene encoding pyridoxal 5'-phosphate synthase lyase subunit PdxS → MTDQTLPPADHATTPASQTGTARVKRGMAEMLKGGVIMDVVTAEQAKIAEDAGAVAVMALERVPADIRAQGGVARMSDPDLIDGIVSSVSIPVMAKARIGQFVEAQVLQSLGVDYIDESEVLTPADYTHHIDKWGFTVPFVCGATNLGEALRRLTEGAAMIRSKGEAGTGDVSNATTHMRSIRAEIRRLQSLAPDELYVAAKELQAPYELVREVAEAGRLPVVLFTAGGIATPADAAMMMQLGAEGVFVGSGIFKSGNPAERAAAIVKATTFYDDPDVIAKVSRGLGEAMVGINVEDVPEPHRLAERGW